Proteins co-encoded in one Pleurodeles waltl isolate 20211129_DDA chromosome 1_2, aPleWal1.hap1.20221129, whole genome shotgun sequence genomic window:
- the TOPORS gene encoding E3 ubiquitin-protein ligase Topors isoform X2: MLAAAEELAVGSSFSSKAGSRKNVPADASPDSKCPICLDRFENVSYLDRCLHRFCFRCIQEWSKNKAECPLCKQPFYSIFHSVQAEDNFQEFVLRPSENGSFGSPDGHRFRYRSTLTRERRNLLNSRRNISRTVSPPDNGILFEGLAGQPPVQRNDGLHVMIRRLASRRQASAEGRSMRQIQEQDIIHFRRALYRSGIRVRSIQDGGRFRDISSEFYRRNPACLHRLVPWLKRELTVLFGAHGSLVNIVQHIIMSNVTRYDLESQAFAEDLRPFLLHRTDHFLHELISFARCPYNMEAYDQHSNYDCPAPSYEEGSHSDSTVITISPDEAAAVELDVNSADLGVGQAPWDDETPGPSYSTMELGPTTVSSLSISSVSSDEETTADVAANQEEVKTDPGVPGEKGSLVAVDDCLIVGYLKPLAERTPELVELSSDSEASLYEMKSEATKKPEHTQFLFSDDSDTSLSSSQSSLTSKDTADKKMKNKGKSLPLTNNIILKKNKIDSRRIDDFLSSLSKRDKGRSPGNHEPQRNLVTSRSSESLSHSSHGREHRHQRKHHSKERLRSRSSRSRERKKDRGQKSRDRSLSMRSQTVSITSGSSISRNGGSSRSRSRDRPRSRSRDHDYHYPQENYRSSYQWEYTYYSRNRDRGGYEESYRSSRGQYHMLSPDYMLKSYTERKNNWSHKSHSQSGHHQSERHRSRSRSSSRPRTMTSGMDWSRSEKPGGKRKYKTRHLENQDGEANQQDVLQVHGKENCPQKTAPSRYSSNYRNDEDLAKHSNETKHKRRKKTRSPSIEIVYEGKATDPSKHRKKKKKKHKKKRRRHHVARSANSSPVVITIDSDGDQGPKLQKECNRENACTTSTPTKVDSSTTTSMIMGQSQDIYESLDEIDLVGTDDDALDKDCDNTTSSGHLDAATGILDDFHFDESSNDQPLGAMEESDSTQSNKSVLAAFASSAETLQAGPFDSPRAPSLVSPRLPFPTSPVTPVSNSPRSPTLPETTVSNFHSALFLASPHLPAPASPHLPASPHPPAPASPHLPAPASPLTSPYEGNPAEGPPLTPPFPKTLMDTTCLFDHSPEKT, from the coding sequence ATGTTAGCAGCAGCAGAGGAATTGGCAGTGGGTAGCAGCTTTTCATCTAAAGCTGGTTCTCGCAAGAATGTTCCAGCGGATGCATCACCGGACTCCAAGTGCCCCATTTGCTTGGACAGATTTGAAAATGTTTCATACTTGGACCGCTGCCTGCATAGGTTTTGTTTCCGCTGCATTCAGGAATGGTCTAAGAACAAGGCAGAGTGCCCTCTTTGCAAGCAGCCATTTTATTCTATCTTCCACAGTGTGCAGGCTGAAGATAATTTCCAGGAGTTTGTTCTGCGGCCATCTGAGAATGGCTCCTTTGGTAGTCCAGATGGGCATCGCTTTCGATACAGGAGTACTTTGACACGGGAGCGACGCAATCTGTTAAACTCTCGCAGGAACATTTCACGTACAGTCTCACCCCCTGATAATGGGATATTATTTGAAGGTCTGGCTGGGCAGCCTCCAGTGCAAAGAAATGATGGCCTCCATGTAATGATTCGAAGGCTTGCATCAAGACGACAAGCCAGCGCAGAAGGTAGATCCATGCGGCAAATTCAGGAGCAGGACATAATACACTTTAGGCGAGCACTCTATCGCTCTGGAATACGCGTTCGTAGCATTCAGGATGGTGGTCGCTTCAGGGACATTTCATCTGAATTCTATCGTAGGAACCCTGCTTGCCTACATAGGTTAGTCCCGTGGTTGAAACGTGAACTGACTGTCCTTTTTGGTGCTCATGGCTCTCTGGTTAACATTGTGCAACATATCATCATGAGCAATGTCACACGATATGACTTGGAGAGTCAGGCTTTTGCTGAAGATCTACGACCTTTCCTACTTCATCGTACAGATCACTTTTTGCATGAGTTGATCAGCTTTGCTCGTTGCCCTTATAACATGGAAGCCTATGATCAGCATTCCAATTATGATTGTCCTGCTCCCTCATATGAAGAAGGAAGCCATTCTGACTCTACAGTTATCACAATATCACCAGATGAGGCAGCAGCAGTAGAACTAGATGTTAATTCAGCCGATTTGGGTGTTGGGCAGGCTCCTTGGGATGATGAAACTCCTGGGCCCTCTTATTCCACAATGGAGCTTGGTCCAACTACAGTGTCTTCTCTGTCTATTAGTTCAGTAAGCTCTGATGAGGAAACAACTGCAGATGTTGCTGCTAACCAGGAAGAGGTGAAAACGGATCCTGGTGTACCTGGTGAGAAAGGTAGCCTTGTTGCTGTAGATGACTGCCTCATTGTTGGCTATCTCAAACCACTGGCAGAGAGAACACCAGAAttggtggagttgtcctctgattcTGAGGCATCGCTTTATGAAATGAAAAGTGAGGCTACTAAAAAGCCAGAACACACACAGTTTCTCTTTAGTGATGACAGTGATACTAGCCTTTCCTCCTCCCAGAGTTCATTGACTTCTAAGGATACAGCTgataaaaagatgaaaaataaggGCAAGTCTTTGCCTCTGACGAACAAcatcattttaaagaaaaataaaattgataGTAGAAGAATAGATGATTTTCTAAGTTCTTTATCAAAAAGGGACAAAGGGCGTTCTCCAGGCAACCATGAGCCACAAAGAAATCTGGTAACGTCTAGGAGTTCAGAGTCTCTTTCACATTCTTCACATGGTAGGGAGCACAGACATCAAAGAAAACACCACAGCAAAGAGAGGCTGAGAAGCAGAAGTTCAAGGAGCAGGGAGAGGAAAAAGGATAGAGGTCAAAAAAGCAGGGACAGAAGTTTATCAATGAGAAGCCAGACAGTATCTATAACTAGTGGAAGCTCTATATCAAGAAATGGAGGCAGTTCGAGATCAAGAAGCCGCGATCGCCCGAGGTCTAGGAGCAGAGATCATGATTACCATTATCCACAAGAAAACTACAGAAGCTCTTACCAGTGGGAGTACACCTATTACAGTAGAAACAGAGATAGGGGTGGCTATGAAGAGTCTTACAGAAGCAGTAGGGGACAGTATCACATGCTAAGTCCAGATTACATGCTAAAGTCCTACACTGAAAGGAAAAACAACTGGAGCCATAAAAGCCACAGTCAAAGTGGCCACCATCAAAGTGAAAGGCACCGTTCTAGGAGCCGCTCCAGCAGCCGACCTCGTACTATGACATCGGGAATGGACTGGTCACGATCTGAAAAGCCTGGTggcaaaagaaaatacaaaacacgACACTTGGAAAATCAAGATGGTGAGGCAAACCAGCAGGATGTACTGCAGGTCCATGGGAAAGAAAACTGTCCCCAGAAGACAGCACCATCAAGATACAGCAGCAACTATAGAAATGACGAGGACTTGGCAAAACACAGCAATGAGACCAAACATAAGcgaaggaaaaaaacaagaagcCCCAGCATAGAGATTGTTTATGAAGGCAAAGCCACTGACCCGAGCAAGCAccgtaagaagaagaaaaagaagcacaaGAAGAAACGTAGACGGCATCACGTGGCTCGATCAGCAAACAGTTCTCCGGTTGTGATTACCATTGATAGTGATGGTGATCAAGGGCCAAAATTGCAGAAAGAATGTAACCGTGAGAATGCTTGTACCACTTCCACGCCAACCAAGGTTGACAGCAGCACAACCACCTCTATGATCATGGGACAGTCTCAGGACATTTACGAGTCTTTAGATGAAATAGATCTAGTAGGCACTGACGATGATGCTCTGGACAAGGATTGTGATAATACTACTAGTAGTGGGCATTTGGATGCAGCAACTGGGATATTGGATGATTTTCATTTTGATGAAAGCTCAAATGATCAACCCTTAGGTGCAATGGAAGAAAGTGATAGCACCCAGAGTAATAAGTCTGTTTTGGCAGCCTTTGCAAGCAGTGCAGAGACATTACAAGCTGGACCTTTTGACTCGCCAAGAGCTCCCAGTTTAGTCTCACCGAGACTACCCTTCCCAACCTCCCCAGTGACACCTGTGTCAAACTCGCCAAGATCCCCCACATTACCTGAAACCACAGTCTCAAATTTTCACTCCGCTCTCTTTCTGGCCTCGCCCCACTTGCCGGCCCCGGCCTCGCCCCACCTGCCGgcctccccccacccaccggccCCGGCCTCGCCCCACCTGCCGGCCCCGGCATCTCCATTGACTTCACCATATGAAGGGAATCCTGCTGAGGGACCTCCACTTACACCTCCCTTTCCAAAGACTCTTATGGACACCACCTGTTTGTTTGATCATTCTCCTGAGAAGACGTAG
- the TOPORS gene encoding E3 ubiquitin-protein ligase Topors isoform X1 has protein sequence MKPRGERRRKPATRSRGAPSHRRVQPHRAAAAAPVMLAAAEELAVGSSFSSKAGSRKNVPADASPDSKCPICLDRFENVSYLDRCLHRFCFRCIQEWSKNKAECPLCKQPFYSIFHSVQAEDNFQEFVLRPSENGSFGSPDGHRFRYRSTLTRERRNLLNSRRNISRTVSPPDNGILFEGLAGQPPVQRNDGLHVMIRRLASRRQASAEGRSMRQIQEQDIIHFRRALYRSGIRVRSIQDGGRFRDISSEFYRRNPACLHRLVPWLKRELTVLFGAHGSLVNIVQHIIMSNVTRYDLESQAFAEDLRPFLLHRTDHFLHELISFARCPYNMEAYDQHSNYDCPAPSYEEGSHSDSTVITISPDEAAAVELDVNSADLGVGQAPWDDETPGPSYSTMELGPTTVSSLSISSVSSDEETTADVAANQEEVKTDPGVPGEKGSLVAVDDCLIVGYLKPLAERTPELVELSSDSEASLYEMKSEATKKPEHTQFLFSDDSDTSLSSSQSSLTSKDTADKKMKNKGKSLPLTNNIILKKNKIDSRRIDDFLSSLSKRDKGRSPGNHEPQRNLVTSRSSESLSHSSHGREHRHQRKHHSKERLRSRSSRSRERKKDRGQKSRDRSLSMRSQTVSITSGSSISRNGGSSRSRSRDRPRSRSRDHDYHYPQENYRSSYQWEYTYYSRNRDRGGYEESYRSSRGQYHMLSPDYMLKSYTERKNNWSHKSHSQSGHHQSERHRSRSRSSSRPRTMTSGMDWSRSEKPGGKRKYKTRHLENQDGEANQQDVLQVHGKENCPQKTAPSRYSSNYRNDEDLAKHSNETKHKRRKKTRSPSIEIVYEGKATDPSKHRKKKKKKHKKKRRRHHVARSANSSPVVITIDSDGDQGPKLQKECNRENACTTSTPTKVDSSTTTSMIMGQSQDIYESLDEIDLVGTDDDALDKDCDNTTSSGHLDAATGILDDFHFDESSNDQPLGAMEESDSTQSNKSVLAAFASSAETLQAGPFDSPRAPSLVSPRLPFPTSPVTPVSNSPRSPTLPETTVSNFHSALFLASPHLPAPASPHLPASPHPPAPASPHLPAPASPLTSPYEGNPAEGPPLTPPFPKTLMDTTCLFDHSPEKT, from the coding sequence GTTATGTTAGCAGCAGCAGAGGAATTGGCAGTGGGTAGCAGCTTTTCATCTAAAGCTGGTTCTCGCAAGAATGTTCCAGCGGATGCATCACCGGACTCCAAGTGCCCCATTTGCTTGGACAGATTTGAAAATGTTTCATACTTGGACCGCTGCCTGCATAGGTTTTGTTTCCGCTGCATTCAGGAATGGTCTAAGAACAAGGCAGAGTGCCCTCTTTGCAAGCAGCCATTTTATTCTATCTTCCACAGTGTGCAGGCTGAAGATAATTTCCAGGAGTTTGTTCTGCGGCCATCTGAGAATGGCTCCTTTGGTAGTCCAGATGGGCATCGCTTTCGATACAGGAGTACTTTGACACGGGAGCGACGCAATCTGTTAAACTCTCGCAGGAACATTTCACGTACAGTCTCACCCCCTGATAATGGGATATTATTTGAAGGTCTGGCTGGGCAGCCTCCAGTGCAAAGAAATGATGGCCTCCATGTAATGATTCGAAGGCTTGCATCAAGACGACAAGCCAGCGCAGAAGGTAGATCCATGCGGCAAATTCAGGAGCAGGACATAATACACTTTAGGCGAGCACTCTATCGCTCTGGAATACGCGTTCGTAGCATTCAGGATGGTGGTCGCTTCAGGGACATTTCATCTGAATTCTATCGTAGGAACCCTGCTTGCCTACATAGGTTAGTCCCGTGGTTGAAACGTGAACTGACTGTCCTTTTTGGTGCTCATGGCTCTCTGGTTAACATTGTGCAACATATCATCATGAGCAATGTCACACGATATGACTTGGAGAGTCAGGCTTTTGCTGAAGATCTACGACCTTTCCTACTTCATCGTACAGATCACTTTTTGCATGAGTTGATCAGCTTTGCTCGTTGCCCTTATAACATGGAAGCCTATGATCAGCATTCCAATTATGATTGTCCTGCTCCCTCATATGAAGAAGGAAGCCATTCTGACTCTACAGTTATCACAATATCACCAGATGAGGCAGCAGCAGTAGAACTAGATGTTAATTCAGCCGATTTGGGTGTTGGGCAGGCTCCTTGGGATGATGAAACTCCTGGGCCCTCTTATTCCACAATGGAGCTTGGTCCAACTACAGTGTCTTCTCTGTCTATTAGTTCAGTAAGCTCTGATGAGGAAACAACTGCAGATGTTGCTGCTAACCAGGAAGAGGTGAAAACGGATCCTGGTGTACCTGGTGAGAAAGGTAGCCTTGTTGCTGTAGATGACTGCCTCATTGTTGGCTATCTCAAACCACTGGCAGAGAGAACACCAGAAttggtggagttgtcctctgattcTGAGGCATCGCTTTATGAAATGAAAAGTGAGGCTACTAAAAAGCCAGAACACACACAGTTTCTCTTTAGTGATGACAGTGATACTAGCCTTTCCTCCTCCCAGAGTTCATTGACTTCTAAGGATACAGCTgataaaaagatgaaaaataaggGCAAGTCTTTGCCTCTGACGAACAAcatcattttaaagaaaaataaaattgataGTAGAAGAATAGATGATTTTCTAAGTTCTTTATCAAAAAGGGACAAAGGGCGTTCTCCAGGCAACCATGAGCCACAAAGAAATCTGGTAACGTCTAGGAGTTCAGAGTCTCTTTCACATTCTTCACATGGTAGGGAGCACAGACATCAAAGAAAACACCACAGCAAAGAGAGGCTGAGAAGCAGAAGTTCAAGGAGCAGGGAGAGGAAAAAGGATAGAGGTCAAAAAAGCAGGGACAGAAGTTTATCAATGAGAAGCCAGACAGTATCTATAACTAGTGGAAGCTCTATATCAAGAAATGGAGGCAGTTCGAGATCAAGAAGCCGCGATCGCCCGAGGTCTAGGAGCAGAGATCATGATTACCATTATCCACAAGAAAACTACAGAAGCTCTTACCAGTGGGAGTACACCTATTACAGTAGAAACAGAGATAGGGGTGGCTATGAAGAGTCTTACAGAAGCAGTAGGGGACAGTATCACATGCTAAGTCCAGATTACATGCTAAAGTCCTACACTGAAAGGAAAAACAACTGGAGCCATAAAAGCCACAGTCAAAGTGGCCACCATCAAAGTGAAAGGCACCGTTCTAGGAGCCGCTCCAGCAGCCGACCTCGTACTATGACATCGGGAATGGACTGGTCACGATCTGAAAAGCCTGGTggcaaaagaaaatacaaaacacgACACTTGGAAAATCAAGATGGTGAGGCAAACCAGCAGGATGTACTGCAGGTCCATGGGAAAGAAAACTGTCCCCAGAAGACAGCACCATCAAGATACAGCAGCAACTATAGAAATGACGAGGACTTGGCAAAACACAGCAATGAGACCAAACATAAGcgaaggaaaaaaacaagaagcCCCAGCATAGAGATTGTTTATGAAGGCAAAGCCACTGACCCGAGCAAGCAccgtaagaagaagaaaaagaagcacaaGAAGAAACGTAGACGGCATCACGTGGCTCGATCAGCAAACAGTTCTCCGGTTGTGATTACCATTGATAGTGATGGTGATCAAGGGCCAAAATTGCAGAAAGAATGTAACCGTGAGAATGCTTGTACCACTTCCACGCCAACCAAGGTTGACAGCAGCACAACCACCTCTATGATCATGGGACAGTCTCAGGACATTTACGAGTCTTTAGATGAAATAGATCTAGTAGGCACTGACGATGATGCTCTGGACAAGGATTGTGATAATACTACTAGTAGTGGGCATTTGGATGCAGCAACTGGGATATTGGATGATTTTCATTTTGATGAAAGCTCAAATGATCAACCCTTAGGTGCAATGGAAGAAAGTGATAGCACCCAGAGTAATAAGTCTGTTTTGGCAGCCTTTGCAAGCAGTGCAGAGACATTACAAGCTGGACCTTTTGACTCGCCAAGAGCTCCCAGTTTAGTCTCACCGAGACTACCCTTCCCAACCTCCCCAGTGACACCTGTGTCAAACTCGCCAAGATCCCCCACATTACCTGAAACCACAGTCTCAAATTTTCACTCCGCTCTCTTTCTGGCCTCGCCCCACTTGCCGGCCCCGGCCTCGCCCCACCTGCCGgcctccccccacccaccggccCCGGCCTCGCCCCACCTGCCGGCCCCGGCATCTCCATTGACTTCACCATATGAAGGGAATCCTGCTGAGGGACCTCCACTTACACCTCCCTTTCCAAAGACTCTTATGGACACCACCTGTTTGTTTGATCATTCTCCTGAGAAGACGTAG